In the genome of Primulina tabacum isolate GXHZ01 chromosome 13, ASM2559414v2, whole genome shotgun sequence, the window TCAACATAATCAGAATGAAATTGTACTTATTCAGATAAAATATTTGGATTTAAAAGTGTGCACGACTGGGTTTCGATTGCTCCTGCGCTCTGCAGCTCAACTTAAATATTCGAGTAGTCTTTCTGAAAGTGGAAGGTTCTAGTTGTGTATCATTTGTGTTTGCATTGTATTTTCGACGATgtcgtcgtcgtcgtcgtcAAACATGAGATTAGATATGTATGCGTTCTCTTTTTTCACCAGTTTGATTTCTCCCTCCCTCTTGGATTTGATATTTGTGTATCATGTGTTGTTAGAGCCTGGTAATTAATATATTTCATATAGAATGAATCCGTAAAAAATCAACGATTATTCTAAACTATTACGTTTTGCTTTTATGAAATACTCCATGTTCTCAGATATATAGTCTAGTTTTTATATTTAGTAGCATATTTTCTAgttcatttaataatatatcGTATTaactaaattatgaaaaatacacagttattttttaaataagttaaattaatataaaataaaaagtttgTATCTAAACTTTGTTTTTCAATGTTTTTATGATGTATatgaaaaaacaaataaatttatatatttaagaccaaaaaactataaaaaaaaaaattgccacTAATTTCAAATCTATGAAAATCTGGAATCAGTACTGTTTGAATTTAAATAGGGAAATAAATTATTATGTACAACTTATTGAAAAGTAAATTTAGGATgcgaataataataataataataataataataataataataataataataataaaaataaaatctgaaATAAGAATATAAGAAAATGTAGTAGGAAAAAGAAATAGTAAAAAAGTTTCATATACTTTGTCCAtagctaatttaaaataatcattaattAACTAACTGTGAACATGTGATTTGTGAccccaaaaaaaatttcagattGGCGAATTGTAATAAATCGCAAAATAATTGGGGGTAATTATTATTTGAGAAATTTGTGGGTGCCTTCTGTAATTTTTCTATGTTTTCCATGTAAGACCACTTAGTTCTCCGATCTCCATTTCGCCATCACAGCATAGCTCGGCCCTCGCTTCTCTCTCAAACACACTCTTGAAGCTGCCTTTACAGGTACATCTCTTTCTTTCATTCTATTCATATATTGGTAttgaaatttcggttttttggGTTTTGTTTTTGATGGATGATTTGTTAAAGAATTGCTGAATTTTCTGAACTTGTCACTTTGGTTTGATGTCcggttgaaattttttttttggtagttTGTTgaaaaaatctgaattggatAAAATATTTACATTTGTGAGAAACGCAAATAATAGTGATGCCTGATTATTGAGTTTGGAATGCTTACCCGATTCATTTCCTGGATATTTATCTTGCCGTGATTAGATTCAGTTCTAAATTGTGAATTCTGCTATTCATCAGAGTCTTATTAGGGGCTTATCATGAATGTACCTCGAGATTTTTCAGGAAGTGGTTTTCTGtaatttcatgatttatttgaacTGCTAAAAATCTCATGGGTCGAAatatctatctatctatttatttatatatatatgtttgattggaGAAAGCTACTGCTTTGATAAGCATTTTCTGGTCTGCCTGGTAGAAATGGCATAGGCTCTTTCCGGCGGCGATTTTATATGCTGTTCATTAATCCTTACTGGGGATTATGCTTGTAATTCTTGGGGATGATGCACAGCAGCCAAATTATTGGAAGTTTATCTTGATTAATGATTTACAGGAGACAAGTTCCCGTGCCTCTTAGATTGATAATTTATTTACTGATATTCTGACGCTGAAGTGTAGTTAAGAATAGATATTCAATTTCCTTCACCTGGTAAATTTCCTACAAGAAATTTGGGTCGATTATGACAAGTTCGTGTCTGGAAATGCATTACACAGATGCATAGAAATCATTTTGTTGTGGAAACTATCCACTATTGGTGCGTAGTTATTGTTGACTTTCATGGTATTGCAAGATCACTTTGGATATTTGATCTCGCGTCTCGTGGTCACACTCATTATAGTGGCCCATATCTATCAGCCTAAGAATGATAGATTGTCTTGGGTGCCAAACCATATTGATTATATCTTTCTTTGGAAAATTGGTACATTGATGAAAGGTTTCTTTTAGTTGTGCATTGATGTATCTACAATCCAAAAATAAGTGTTGTatgaaatattttgatgatCCCAGTTGTTTTCTTTTCTGACTAATGGGAGAGTGATCACTGCATGAAGGGAAATTGTATGATCACGCCCAAATTATTTTGTGATACGACTAGActttttcttcttttgtttttttattgtatGGAAATTTATGTTAATTCTTGTTAGTGAAAGAGATTTTTAAGGGTACCAAGGTGTGAAAGGGAGGGAAAAATttgacaatttaattaaaaaacagTTGCCTCTGCATGACGGATATAGGTCAACTAGTCCAGCAGGACACCCCGAGTGGCTTCTGGGAAGGAGATGGAACGAGATCATCTGGCCGAGTCCCTCAATGATCTCTTCACCAGTGTGTCTAACGTGATCAAAGGCGACCTTCAGGTAATAGCTTCATTAGATTTTTTGTTGGTTTAATAAATGTATAGCGAATGAGTTCATGGAGAAGTGctatatatgtatatacttCGTTCAGAGGCGGTTCTTGTGTGGGACAGCCGCGTTCGAGAACTATGATATTTCACTGTTTAATTCTTTTCAAAACTGTAAGTACTTTTGTTCTTCCAAATAAATCCAATCGAACCATCTTGCCCGTCGAGTCAATCCTTTCCCAAATTATGATATTAGCCCTTACTCCTTATGTTAGCATCTCAAGTGAGTTTGAAATCAATGCAAATGATGCTTATCCCCTTTGGTCTAGGtaaagatttttcgaggaaattcTGGCAATGTTGTAGATGATGCTAATATGCATGCATAACTTTTTGATGGCTTCTTGTTCTTATTTCCTTGAACCTTTTCCCAATGCTCTTGTTGCTATGTATGGCTCTCATCCTGTGACCTGAAAGCCTGAAACTGTTCAAATGTCTCAGGGAACAAACGACATACTCAAACTTTTGGAGAAAATGAATATAAGGGTGGCAGAAGAATACGCAGGCTTTGGCGATGTGGCTTCTGGTTTAAGAGTATATGTGGAGCAACTGAAATCTAAAAGCGGTGGCTTCGACGAATATGTTCACCAGATCGATTCGATAGAGCAACAAGTCACCGAGTTTGAAGCTGTGGTGTCTGTGCTTGATAAATATGTTTCTCTATTAGAAACAAAGATGAAATCTATCTACCAGATTCCACCTTCATAGATTTTGTTCGCAACTCATAGTTTAGCAATAATGTCGCAAGTCTTGGCTCTCTCGTGTGTTATCAAATACATTAATTATAGTTCTTTTTTGACCCCCACGTTTACAATAATTAAATAAGAATCCaaccaaaatttaaaattatgtgTACCTCTTTCCATGTTGAATGACCTCTCAAGGATTTGTTAATCCCACATTTTCATCGCCAAGTTTGGATATTATATATAGCTCTTCTAAGTTATATTATTATCGTTTCCGTCCTCGGTCAAAAGGAAAATCGTAAAATGACAAATATCACTCTTTATTTATATTCAAGAGGATTATcgtaaaacaaataaatatctTGATTGAGTTTAAACTCAACAgatataaatacaatattaatATTAGATATTGATGCACACGAACTGAGTCGAGTTCGACTATCATACTATTGTTGGCAATTCTTATGCGTCTGCAATAATTCATCTGATGTTGATGAAATTTTGAAGATGAAACAGTTGAGGCTGGTGTGAAACACGATTTTTTTAGGAAGATTGTGTCTCGCTCTAGGTGTTTCAAGACGTGACACTCTTCTTCTAAGATACAACTACTATACTTGTGattataacacaataaaacacaaGTTCATAAATCAGAAATATTGCATActctttttatatataaaaaaaagaagaatatTTGAGCATATGTATCCATATGTTCTTTTTCTatcttatatattttatattgtgtATTGTGTCTATGATATATGTGTTATCTCAATTAGACGAAGACTTCTTTCTGAAGTGCAAAAATCGATCAAAACACTTTTTTGTGAATAGACAACTACCAGCACCCCCAAACCACTTCCGGGCGTGGGCGCTCATGGTTCAAATAAACTCTCATGGAAATTTTTACTAGTGGCACCCCCGCGCTATATTATCTTGctacaattttttttccttttccagCTTCGAGTTTCTTTTATGCTTTTCTTGCTTAATCTCCATTCATTAAACTTTCCAACAACTACTCGACTTGTCTCGATTTAAATTTTGTAGGCTCTAGCTCCATCGAGTATTCGATTTCAAGCTCGAACTCATATTATGAAAAATATCAAGTCAGTCGATTTCATACTCGAAAAGTTAAAAACCGTTTGTATCATAATTTTAGGGTTTAAACTTTGTATTTATATGAACAAAAACACCATTGAATACATatcttattaaaaataatatatggtTACTGGAGTAACTCATGAGGTATTCGagtaaaaacaattaaaactcAAACTTAACTTGAGTTCGATCTTTTTAAACTCCAGTCGAATTTTGATCGTATAATTCATGAGTAATTCGACTCGTTTGCTACTCTAATTTGtacaaacataatataaagTATTTGCTTGTTTCAAAGTTATAGAtgagaatattttgttattatttttaaaacatgagCATTAAACATTTATGTAGTATTTGCAattggtttttttaaaaatagttttagaGTTTTTCTTTACAAATTGAACTTAAATCGGGGGTTGCTGTTATATCCAATGCCAGAACATCAGTTTTCGCCTTCAATCAGCGCCGCTGTGTCCCATTCAGACGGACCAAACTCTCACAAACCTAAGAAAATCACGACATGACCAAATCCATGGGCCCTCCGCCTCCAAGAAACCCTTCGACTGCCGTCGCCGAGGCTGAACCCTCAGTCTCCGAATCAACAGACACCACTGAACTGCTCTCACCGCCTCCCTTACCTCCCAACACTTCAGAATCTGAGCCGGAATCCGAATCCTACGAAAATCATCAAGGACCTCAAATAAATCCGCACCAGACCGATCCCTCTGAGAATTCCACTCAACTTTTCAATCCTGCTGATTCAGACAGTATTACTTCTGATAACGTTGAAAAGAAGGGCGAACACAGCAAAAACGATGCAGCAGTTCCGTACACGATTCCTGAATGGAGCGAAACCCCCTGCCACCATTTCTATCTTGAAGTTCTGAAAGATGGAGCCATCGTTAATCAATTTGACGTGTTAGTAACTCATACCTTCGGGTCTTAATACTTATTTGttgttggttttttttttttttttaaattatcatAGTCCCCTTTACACTATATGCTGCATTTTAGTTATTTGGGAAAAAATGTTGGATATCCAGTTAATGGATTAAAGAAAACCTTTTTCCTGCTCTGATTTAAATATTAACCAAGGAAATTCTTTAAGAgcgttttaaaaattttatctcGTGTATTTTTTGTTGCATTTATATTTTCTCAAGATGTCCAGCTACCTTAAGAAAAAAACTTAGTTGTATTTGGATGTGTGATTTGATTTAAGAAAGGATTTGAACCATCTTGGGTATATAGTATAATTACTAATACATGCTTATAAATTGGTAGAGGTGGATTTGAAATTTGCATAAATGATATTCGTATATACAATTCAAatagattttaaaatatagatttGAAATCCTTTGAGTATCTCAATCCAAAAGCATGGCTCAATTTTTTGAAACAAAAGTGATAAATTTGTTTTTACTTGCTTTTTCTATAATTATGTCTATTAACTAAGTTTCATTGCATTACATTTACAACTGGTATACTCGTCCAGGAATAAGAAGGGGGCTTACATGTTTGGCCGTGTGGATCTTTGTGATTTTGTGCTCGAGCA includes:
- the LOC142523337 gene encoding biogenesis of lysosome-related organelles complex 1 subunit 2-like codes for the protein MERDHLAESLNDLFTSVSNVIKGDLQGTNDILKLLEKMNIRVAEEYAGFGDVASGLRVYVEQLKSKSGGFDEYVHQIDSIEQQVTEFEAVVSVLDKYVSLLETKMKSIYQIPPS